The following proteins are encoded in a genomic region of Gossypium hirsutum isolate 1008001.06 chromosome D05, Gossypium_hirsutum_v2.1, whole genome shotgun sequence:
- the LOC107902427 gene encoding uncharacterized protein: MASHYRKALVHIRLLNRKLIMGNGFLYRVEDNTTVRTWAEITQREKGDNLAEGYISELWDFTRVSVDKRLFRALAQFWNLAYSCFTFGRVDLVPTIEEYTALLQCSKIQVDKVYSKAVNAPTFLKRLMNITGMSEQWVTARIRQKGDSKCIPWKILKDLILAHSDARKKVDVFALSIYGLVMFPKTLGHVDEAVTGLFDRLKKRVTPVPAILAETFRSLNACRRAGEEIMATPRRDDISEEKWIAIFQNLQEGDIEWRAPWLFPGEILYRCGDFDWVPFIGIWGAVGYAPLVVLRQYRSRQFVLATQGLAECEFSYRGDGYKRRVREMVSA; encoded by the exons ATGGCATCTCATTATAGAAAGGCGTTGGTTCACATTCGATTGCTaaatagaaagcttatcatgggaAATGGGTTTCTTTATAGAGTGGAAGATAATACGACTGTCCGAACTTGGGCTGAAATCACACAGCGCGAGAAAGGTGATAACTTGGCCGAGGGGTACATATCCGAATTGTGGGACTTCACCCGTGTTAGC GTGGATAAGCGTCTCTTTCGGGCTCTCGCACAATTTTGGAACCTCGCTTATAGTTGTTTCACGTTTGGGAGGGTTGATTTGGTGCCTACAATAGAAGAATACACGGCTTTACTTCAGTGTTCAAAGATTCAAGTGGATAAGGTTTATTCGAAGGCTGTAAATGCACCGACCTTTTTGAAGAGGTTGATGAATATAacggggatgagtgagcagtgggtcacAGCTCGGATAAGGCAAAAGGGAGATAGCAAGTGTATTCCCTGGAAAATTTTGAAGGATCTTATTCTAGCGCACTCGGATGCAAGGAAGAAGGTAGATGtctttgctttaagtatatatgGTTTGGTTATGTTCCCTAAGACTTTGGGGCATGTTGACGAGGCAGTCACTGGCTTATTTGATCGGCTTAAAAAGAGAGTTACACCAGTCCCagcaattttggcagaaaccttcagGTCACTGAATGCATGCCGGAGAGCGGGAGAAG AGATAATGGCTACACCGAGGAGGGATGACATCTCGGAAGAGAAATGGATtgctatttttcaaaatttacaggAGGGCGATATCGAGTGGAGAGCCCCATGGTTGTTTCCAGGTGAGATCCTATATCGATGTGgggattttgactgggttcctttcattgggatttggggagccgTTGGTTATGCACCATTGGTAGTACTTAGGCAATACAGGTCAAGACAGTTCGTGCTTGCAACTCAGGGATTGGCCGAGTGTGAGTTCTCGTATAGGGGCGATGGTTACAAGAGGAGGGTTCGTGAGATGGTCAGTGCATAG